One Lysinibacillus sp. OF-1 DNA segment encodes these proteins:
- a CDS encoding adenylosuccinate synthase produces MTSVVVVGTQWGDEGKGKITDFLSQKADAIARFAGGDNAGHTIKIDGETYKLHLIPSGIFYKEKTSVIGNGLVVNPKSLVTELKGLQERGINTDNLRISNRAHVILPYHIKQDIADEESRGDNKIGTTCKGIGPCYQDKVARIGIRMADLLDKEIFEEKLRHNLAIKNKLFEKFYEVEGVTFEEIFEEYYGYGQEIAKYVADTSKILNDVLDEGGKVLFEGAQGILLDVDQGTYPYVTSSNPVAGGVAIGAGVGPSRVTSVIGVSKAYTSRVGDGPFPTELFDEVGQQIREVGREYGTTTGRPRRVGWFDTVVVRHSRRVSGITHLALNSIDVLSGLETVKICTAYNYKGETITEYPANLHIIEQCEPIYEELPGWSEDVTSCRTLEELPENARRYVERISELTGIQIATFSVGPAREQTNVLVDVWEA; encoded by the coding sequence ATGACATCAGTAGTAGTTGTAGGAACACAGTGGGGAGACGAAGGGAAAGGTAAAATTACAGATTTCCTTTCGCAAAAAGCCGATGCAATCGCTCGCTTTGCAGGTGGAGATAATGCAGGACATACCATTAAAATTGATGGTGAAACATACAAACTACATTTAATTCCATCAGGGATCTTCTATAAAGAAAAAACTTCAGTAATTGGTAATGGATTAGTTGTCAATCCAAAGTCATTAGTAACAGAGCTTAAAGGTTTACAGGAGCGCGGCATTAATACAGATAATCTACGTATTTCTAATCGTGCACATGTTATTTTGCCTTATCATATTAAGCAAGATATTGCAGATGAAGAAAGTCGTGGCGATAATAAAATCGGCACAACTTGTAAAGGGATTGGACCTTGCTATCAAGATAAAGTAGCGCGTATTGGAATCCGTATGGCTGATTTACTTGATAAGGAAATCTTTGAAGAAAAACTACGTCATAATTTAGCCATTAAAAATAAATTATTTGAGAAATTCTATGAAGTTGAAGGCGTAACATTCGAAGAAATTTTCGAGGAATACTATGGCTATGGACAAGAAATCGCAAAATATGTAGCAGATACATCTAAAATCTTAAATGATGTCCTTGATGAAGGCGGCAAAGTGTTGTTTGAAGGTGCACAAGGAATTTTACTTGATGTCGATCAAGGTACGTATCCATATGTAACATCTTCAAATCCAGTTGCAGGTGGTGTAGCGATTGGAGCAGGTGTTGGTCCATCACGTGTGACAAGTGTTATTGGCGTATCGAAGGCCTATACATCTCGTGTAGGAGATGGTCCTTTCCCAACAGAATTATTTGATGAAGTGGGTCAACAAATTCGTGAGGTTGGTCGCGAATACGGTACAACAACAGGTCGTCCACGTCGTGTAGGTTGGTTCGATACAGTCGTTGTTCGTCATTCACGTCGTGTAAGTGGAATTACACATCTTGCACTTAACTCTATTGACGTTTTATCTGGTTTAGAAACAGTAAAAATCTGTACAGCATATAACTATAAAGGTGAAACAATTACGGAGTATCCAGCAAATCTTCATATTATTGAACAATGTGAGCCGATCTATGAAGAGCTTCCAGGCTGGTCAGAGGATGTAACGAGCTGCCGCACTTTAGAAGAGCTACCTGAAAACGCACGACGCTATGTAGAGCGCATCAGTGAGTTAACTGGCATTCAAATTGCTACTTTCTCAGTGGGACCTGCTCGTGAGCAAACAAATGTTTTAGTGGATGTTTGGGAAGCCTAA